ACCTTCTCGTTCTGCTTCCTGGAGGATACTATACTTCTCTTCCGGGGTAAACTTTCTTTTTTCTTTGGTCATTTTCCCTAATTTTACTGTGACTAAATTAATTTAATTAATTTGTCCAGTCTTATAGGGGGCTAAGACAATGTTATTAGGACTTTATGTTATTTATCGTAAGGCGACTGAGAAGTTCTTTTATAAATTGACAACTCCCTTCGACAGACAGAAAAACAAACAAGTACTGCTAAGCTATGCCGACAAACAACAATTTGAAATTTACCGAAAATCAAACGACTGCATAATTTTAAACGAATCACTTGGTGACTTTAATCCAAGCTATAAAAAGTCAATGGTGTTTATCTTAAAAGACAATGAAGTTTTATTTACAATACTTAAAGACCAATATAAACTCAATTTACCGACCTTGACATCACATTTATTTCTAAAACACGACTTGAAAAAATTATTTAATAACGTATCAACAAATGACAGCAGACTTTAAGCAAAACGACATGGAATTCCTTCTTTACTTATTTCTACTTTTTTATTTTTTATATACTTTTTCATTTGCTTTAAAATTCAATAAGACTGACATTTTATACAACAAAAAACAACGACTTTTCCATAACATTATGATTTGGATAGTTCCTTTTTTATGGATTATGCTCTTAAAAACAATTGACAAGCCTCTTGGAAGATACGCATTTAAAAAGCGGACAGACGGTTCAGCTAATGAGGGTAATGCGGGTTGGTGGGCATTGGGACTTTATTCGCTTTTTCATGGCTCTGGTTATTCATCTCATGACGGACATTCTGGGCACGACTCTGGAGGATATGATAGTCATAGAGTACATGATTATGGAGAGGGAGCCGACTCTACTGGATATGATGGAGGAGACGGTGGACACTAATCAGCCACTAACACGGGTTTTTCCATTAGTGGGCGAACAGTGCGAGTATAAACATTTGAGCAACAAATAAAATTGGTGCCGGCAGACAGTTTACGGTTTCAAAAGCCACCAACGCAAAGCCCGAAACCGTTAGCTGTTATTTTAAAAAGACACACAAACAATGGAAAATTTACCTACATACATTAGCTTAGTTTTCGGACTGACAACAATATTGACAGTTGGACTTTTTTACAAAGCGACCAATAACTCCAAAACCACCTTAATAATTTTATTGACTTGGTTGGCATTACAAACTGCTATCGGACTTTCCGGTTTTTACACCGTGACGGACACTATTCCGCCAAGATTTCTTCTTTTAGTTTTGCCACCTATACTTCTGATCATCGGACTATTTACTACTTCAAAAGGCAGACAATACATTGACAGTTTGGACGCAAAAACTTTAACGATTTTGCATACAATTAGAATACCCATTGAAATTGTTCTCTTTTGGCTGTTCGTTAATAAGACTGTTCCTGAACTTATGACTTTTGAAGGAAGAAACTTTGATATTTTATCGGGGCTGACAGCTCCTATTATTTTTTACTTGGGTTTTATAAGAAACCAATTAGACAGGAAAGTAATATTGATTTGGAATTTCATCTGTTTAGGACTTCTAATAAACATTGTTGCCAATGCTATTCTATCAGCACCATTTCCATTTCAGAAGTTTGCTTTTGACCAACCAAATATTGCTGTTCTCTATTTTCCTTTTAACTGGTTGCCATCTTGTGTGGTTCCTTTAGTTTTATTTTCACACTTGGCGACAATAAGACAATTACTAAATGACAGACGAAAGAAAAACAACAGCTGACAGCCTATTTGCAATAAGCGTTAGCGGCACTATTTTCAAAGACTCATCATATCCTTAAACTTCGCGGCCTGCCTGCGGGAGATCTCCACCTTCTCCCCTCCTTTTATCTGTACCATAAGGCCTCCATTGAACCAGTTCTCAATACTTTCCACCCATTTTAAATTAATGATGTGCTTGCGGCTGGCACGGAAAAATGTTTTTTGATTGAGGCGTTCATCAAGGTAATTGAGTGAACGTAATATCAGGGGGCGGTTCTTCTCGAAATATACACGCACATAATTTCCTTCGGATTCAAACAAACGTATCTCCGATAGTTTTACAAACCAACAGCGTTCCCCGTCTTTCACAAACACCTGGTCATGCTCATCGAGCACCGTTATTGGGCCTTTCTCCTCCTCTATCTGCGCTTCCTGTGGTTCTTTACTTAATATTTTTTTTATGGTTTCGGCCAAACGTTGAGGCTGTACGGGTTTTAATAAATAGTCGAGCGCATTCACGTCGAATGCACGTATGGCATAGTCATCGTAGGCGCTTACAAATACCACTTTGGGTAGCTCGGGTATGTCCTGCAACAGGTCGAAGCCGTTTTTACCGGGCATTTGTATATCGAGAAACAGCAGATCCGGATTGTGTTCCTTAATGGCTTTAAGCGCTGTATCGGCATTGTTGCATTCGGCAACCACTTCAATTTCATCAAATGCGGCCAGCATACTTTTGAGCTCTTGGCGTGCGAGACGTTCGTCATCAATGATTATTGCTTTCATATCTTTATGATTTAAATGGAACGCTGATCTTTATGATTATTAGATTTGTTATGATTAAATCTGCGCTGACCATAATAATTATAATGATAGGTGTTCTATAGTTTTGGTATTACCAATTCCGTTTCAACATATTTATCATCCCGGTTAAACAGTTTAAGCCAGGCTCTTGTACCATACAAAAGCGACAAGCGCTGAACAC
The Bacteroidota bacterium DNA segment above includes these coding regions:
- a CDS encoding response regulator transcription factor; this translates as MKAIIIDDERLARQELKSMLAAFDEIEVVAECNNADTALKAIKEHNPDLLFLDIQMPGKNGFDLLQDIPELPKVVFVSAYDDYAIRAFDVNALDYLLKPVQPQRLAETIKKILSKEPQEAQIEEEKGPITVLDEHDQVFVKDGERCWFVKLSEIRLFESEGNYVRVYFEKNRPLILRSLNYLDERLNQKTFFRASRKHIINLKWVESIENWFNGGLMVQIKGGEKVEISRRQAAKFKDMMSL